The following proteins are encoded in a genomic region of Pyrus communis chromosome 11, drPyrComm1.1, whole genome shotgun sequence:
- the LOC137709276 gene encoding uncharacterized protein: MGFLTFAAAGGGLILIGAYEAISSSIQNPDSDSSPPSPPQPPIRPPMAQSKAKTQSLSSSIYYLAAAVISLLFILNSLVSFFDALDSADPVGSAMQLQVLAIASLFLLYAITGLVVNFTNSALPCSLLSLVGLFAFVEEFLMFYMQRKDTFGIENRYFDLLLVPIAVCIFSTMLEFNNPKSNYPKLARGVGLVLQGMWFLQMGISLYTNFVAHGCSLHEKSRGNYTVKCKGHPEYHRARAIVTLQFNCHLAFMVVVVVGVYSIIARKRGGFQGDVSHYKPLGAEIHQFDNQSQFTLDSDDGDDEIKEEGNSAMQKAGEVELGVNGYGSHK, encoded by the coding sequence ATGGGGTTTCTCACCTTCGCCGCCGCAGGCGGCGGCCTGATCTTGATAGGCGCGTACGAAGCCATTTCCTCCTCAATCCAAAACCCAGATTCAGATTCATCTCCGCCGTCGCCGCCTCAACCTCCGATTCGTCCCCCGATGGCGCAGTCGAAAGCGAAAACCCAGTCTCTGTCGTCGTCGATTTATTACCTGGCCGCCGCCGTTATTTCGTTGCTGTTCATCTTGAACTCTTTGGTTTCGTTCTTTGACGCGCTCGACTCAGCGGATCCAGTCGGCTCAGCTATGCAATTGCAAGTGCTGGCGATCGCGTCGCTGTTCTTGCTCTACGCAATTACGGGTCTTGTGGTAAATTTCACGAATTCAGCCCTACCTTGTTCGTTGCTTAGTTTGGTCGGTCTTTTCGCTTTTGTTGAagaatttttaatgttttacaTGCAAAGAAAAGACACTTTCGGAATCGAAAATCGGTACTTTGATCTGCTGCTTGTGCCGATTGCTGTGTGTATATTTTCTACAATGCTTGAATTCAACAACCCCAAATCGAATTATCCGAAATTGGCTCGTGGGGTTGGGCTGGTTCTGCAGGGAATGTGGTTTCTGCAAATGGGTATTTCTTTGTACACCAACTTCGTGGCGCACGGATGCTCGTTGCACGAAAAGAGTAGAGGGAATTACACTGTGAAATGCAAGGGGCACCCTGAGTATCACAGGGCTAGAGCCATCGTCACGCTTCAGTTTAACTGCCATCTTGCTTTTAtggtggttgtggttgtggGAGTGTACTCGATTATTGCTAGGAAGCGTGGCGGATTTCAGGGTGATGTTTCGCACTATAAGCCGCTTGGCGCAGAGATACATCAGTTTGATAATCAGAGCCAATTTACTTTGGATTCTGATGATGGCGATGATGAGATTAAAGAGGAGGGGAATTCGGCAATGCAGAAAGCCGGCGAAGTGGAATTGGGTGTCAACGGTTATGGTTCTCATAAGTGA
- the LOC137708035 gene encoding CRM-domain containing factor CFM2, chloroplastic yields the protein MSPPMSLSATHLTTSRFPPKTITDHPSLSPFFSFPRALPSQNPKSSKFTIRSSAADTKTLAPKSAIQRIAEKLQSLGFTESTQNPDRQPDTKSAGKIFVPEKLPKYRVGHTLDASWSTPENPVPEPGTGGAIARFHELRREVKKQKELEREERKGKGERRVPTLAELSLGKGELRRLTTVGLGLRKKLKIGKAGITEGIVNGIHENWRRSEVVKIVCEDLCRLNMKRTHDLLERKTGGLVVWRAGSKIILYRGVNYKYPYFLRDNVCEDSMSEANSNALPDTHINDGGNESGTSSKNDVNSAIVPSTSYEQAQPALVQGVGLPGRVRFQLPGEAQLSEENDSMLEGLGPRFTDWWGYEPLPVDADLLPAIVPGYRKPFRLLPYGLKPKLTDDEMTTIRRLGRPLPCHFALGRNRNLQGLAASIVKLWEKCEIAKIAVKRGVQNTNSEMMAEELKRLTGGTLLARDREFIVLYRGKDFLPPAVSSAIEERRRHAIHVERSTSVPSRQDLEPSTEPENKHVWIDDHKMGLPSARKLKSTEAAVDRTSIKLSMALEKRVKAEKLLADLENAATPQQPEIDKEGITKEERYMLRKVGLRMKPFLLMGRRGVFDGTIENMHLHWKYRELVKIISNEKSIEAVHQVAQTLEAESGGILVAVERVSKGYAIIVYRGKNYSRPASLRPQTLLTKREAMKRSIEAQRRESLKLHVLKLNENIAELKLQLNKDKESDNTHSVNESRTQLARDKQEAHVIPISLNDGVAPVVNGQLATQQDNMTSFSPTCDEDESGKVEPGSSNESVTNEEDDTSTVETGSSNESVTYESRANSLKDINGEVEDFPSTCCPEDVLARNKQEVHVTPMKLEDRTGTVVNGQVATQQDKVLTFSSIWGEDENGKAEPVSSSEPTRNEMHANLLKDVNGEEGVPVSKSFSTNRLSSSATVVKHRRISDNEARDSSRRPGNSESEPSDPVLVRKNFNERPSKVVHLSNNERLLLRKQALKMKNRPVIAVGRSNIVTGVAKTIKAHFEKHPLAIVNVKGRAKGTSVREVVFKLEQATGAVLVSQEPSKVILYRGWGAGENPRRNGSNTGKIASSQGAVSPELLAAIRLECGFKSREGEDAAA from the exons ATGTCGCCGCCGATGAGTCTCTCTGCAACTCACCTTACCACTTCACGCTTCCCGCCAAAAACCATAACCGACCACCCATCACTCTCTCCCTTCTTTTCCTTTCCCAGAGCCCTCCCCTCCCAAAATCCTAAATCCTCTAAATTCACAATTCGGAGCTCCGCCGCCGACACCAAAACACTTGCGCCCAAGTCTGCCATTCAGAGAATCGCCGAGAAGCTCCAAAGCCTCGGGTTCACCGAGAGCACCCAAAATCCCGACAGGCAGCCCGATACGAAGTCTGCCGGGAAAATCTTTGTTCCGGAGAAATTGCCCAAGTACCGGGTCGGGCACACGCTCGATGCAAGCTGGAGCACGCCCGAGAACCCGGTCCCAGAACCGGGTACCGGCGGAGCGATTGCGAGGTTTCATGAGTTGAGGCGGGAGGTGAAGAAGCAGAAGGAATTAGAGAGGGAGGAGAGGAAGGGGAAGGGGGAGAGGAGGGTTCCGACATTGGCGGAGCTGAGCTTGGGGAAGGGTGAGTTGAGGCGGCTGACGACGGTTGGGCTTGGGCTGAGGAAGAAGCTGAAGATTGGGAAGGCTGGGATTACTGAAGGGATTGTGAATGGGATTCACGAGAACTGGCGGCGGTCGGAGGTTGTGAAGATTGTGTGTGAGGATTTGTGTAGGTTGAACATGAAGAGGACTCATGACTTGTTGGAG AGAAAAACTGGAGGGCTGGTTGTCTGGAGGGCTGGAAGTAAGATAATTTTGTATAGGGGGGTGAACTATAAGTATCCATACTTTTTGCGTGACAATGTTTGCGAAGATTCAATGAGTGAGGCTAACTCTAATGCACTACCTGATACACACATCAATGATGGAGGAAATGAGAGTGGTACATCCAGCAAAAATGATGTAAACTCTGCTATAGTACCAAGTACAAGCTATGAACAAGCTCAACCAGCATTAGTACAAGGTGTTGGTTTGCCAGGTAGAGTTCGGTTTCAACTTCCAGGCGAGGCACAACTTTCAGAAGAAAATGACAGCATGTTAGAGGGACTGGGGCCGCGGTTTACTGATTGGTGGGGTTACGAACCTCTTCCCGTTGATGCTGACCTTCTACCAGCCATTGTTCCTGGATACAGGAAACCTTTCCGCCTTCTTCCCTATGGTCTGAAGCCTAAACTAACAGATGATGAAATGACCACAATAAGAAGACTCGGCCGACCCTTACCATGTCATTTTGCATTGG GCAGAAATAGAAATCTTCAGGGTTTGGCTGCTTCCATTGTCAAACTCTGGGAAAAATGTGAGATTGCCAAAATAGCTGTTAAAAGAGGGGTACAGAACACTAACAGCGAGATGATGGCTGAAGAGTTAAAG AGGCTGACTGGCGGAACTCTGCTTGCTCGGGACAGGGAATTTATAGTTTTGTATAGGGGAAAGGATTTTCTGCCACCTGCAGTTTCGTCTGCAATAGAAGAGCGGAGGAGGCATGCAATACATGTTGAGCGTAGTACCTCAGTTCCATCTAGACAGGATCTTGAACCCAGTACCGAgccagaaaataaacatgtcTGGATCGATGATCATAAAATGGGGCTTCCATCCGCAAGAAAGCTAAAGTCTACCGAGGCAGCTGTCGATAGGACTAGCATTAAATTGTCCATG GCTTTAGAAAAGAGAGTAAAGGCAGAAAAACTTCTAGCGGATCTGGAGAACGCAGCGACCCCCCAACAACCGGAAATAGATAAAGAAGGTATTACTAAAGAAGAAAGATATATGCTAAGGAAGGTTGGCTTGAGAATGAAGCCTTTCCTACTGATGG GAAGGCGAGGAGTATTTGATGGAACAATTGAAAACATGCATCTTCATTGGAAGTATAGGGAACTCGTTAAGATAATATCTAATGAGAAAAGCATCGAAGCTGTTCACCAAGTAGCACAAACCTTAGAGGCAGAAAGTGGTGGGATACTAGTGGCAGTGGAGAGAGTGAGTAAGGGTTATGCAATTATTGTGTATCGCGGAAAAAATTATAGCAGGCCTGCTTCTTTGAGACCTCAGACACTTCTGACTAAAAGAGAAGCAATGAAACGTTCTATTGAGGCACAGCGTCGTGAG TCTTTGAAACTTCATGTTTTAAAGCTTAATGAAAACATAGCTGAACTGAAGCTTCAATTG AATAAAGACAAGGAATCAGACAATACGCACTCGGTTAACGAATCAAGAACTCAATTG GCTAGAGACAAACAAGAAGCTCATGTGATTCCCATAAGTTTGAATGATGGAGTGGCACCTGTTGTGAACGGTCAATTAGCCACGCAACAAGACAATATGACGAGTTTCTCTCCGACCTGTGACGAGGATGAATCTGGGAAAGTTGAGCCAGGATCTTCAAATGAATCagttacaaatgaagaggatgACACTAGTACAGTTGAGACAGGATCTTCAAATGAATCAGTTACATATGAAAGTCGTGCAAATTCACTCAAGGATATAAATGGAGAAGTTGAAGACTTCCCATCTACGTGTTGTCCCGAAGATGTTCTG GCTAGAAACAAACAAGAAGTTCATGTGACTCCCATGAAATTGGAAGATAGAACGGGCACTGTAGTAAACGGTCAGGTAGCCACACAACAGGATAAAGTCCTTACTTTCTCTTCGATCTGGGGTGAGGATGAAAATGGTAAAGCTGAGCCAGTATCTTCCAGTGAACCAACTAGAAATGAAATGCATGCAAATTTGCTCAAGGATGTAAATGGAGAGGAGGGAGTCCCCGTCTCTAAATCTTTCTCG ACAAACCGTTTGAGCAGTTCAGCAACTGTGGTCAAACATCGTCGCATTTCTGATAATGAGGCCAGGGACTCATCACGCAGACCTGGCAATAGTGAATCAGAACCATCAGACCCAGTACTGGTAAGAAAGAATTTTAATGAGAGGCCCTCGAAGGTGGTTCATCTTTCCAACAATGAGAGGCTGCTTCTGCGAAAACAAGCCCTCAAGATGAAAAACCGCCCTGTGATAGCAGTTG GAAGGAGCAACATTGTAACTGGTGTTGCTAAAACAATCAAGGCGCACTTTGAGAAGCACCCTCTTGCGATAGTGAACGTCAAGGGCAGAGCAAAAGGAACTTCGGTCAGGGAAGTTGTTTTCAAACTGGAG CAAGCAACAGGTGCGGTTTTAGTCTCCCAGGAGCCTAGCAAAGTTATACTTTACAGGGGCTGGGGCGCAGGGGAAAATCCTCGCCGTAATGGAAGTAACACAGGGAAAATTGCTTCTTCTCAGGGTGCCGTGTCTCCCGAACTCCTGGCGGCAATAAGACTCGAGTGCGGCTTTAAATCTCGCGAAGGCGAAGATGCAGCTGCTTAG
- the LOC137708281 gene encoding uncharacterized protein gives MLISFFPSLCTKTTTKNRQSPMTTTTTTMIKGLVHFVFAVYLVSLPSGIQLPVDGRVLLLKKPDPENAAATARWLVAQNSWGVLNTISSELGGAPFGNVVSFSDGEPGKGSGIPYFYLTTLDPTARNALNDPRASLTISEHPIGTCGKRDPENPTCAKLTLNGKLKLADPKETEFAISALFTKHPEMKDWPKDHNFQFFKLDIENIFLIDWFGGPKPLTVDQYLHLKTTENALIRGLLVI, from the exons ATGCTCATCTCCTTCTTTCCATCTCTCTGCACAAAGACCACAACAAAAAACCGACAGAGTCcgatgacgacgacgacgacgacgatgatCAAAGGGCTTGTTCACTTCGTGTTCGCAGTCTACTTGGTTTCTCTACCGTCGGGTATCCAACTGCCTGTGGATGGGCGGGTTCTCTTGCTGAAGAAACCCGACCCGGAAAATGCTGCCGCCACTGCTCGTTGGTTGGTCGCTCAGAATTCCTGGGGCGTCTTGAA TACTATCTCAAGTGAATTGGGAGGAGCACCCTTCGG GAATGTGGTTTCATTTAGCGATGGAGAGCCTGGAAAGGGCAGTGGTATCCCTTACTTCTACTTGACAACTCTTGATCCGACTGCAAGAAACGCACTGAATGATCCAAGAGCTTCATTGACAATTAGTGAGCATCCTATTGGAACCTGCGGCAAGAGAGACCCTGAGAATCCCACTTGTGCAAAGCTTACACTTAACGGGAAG CTGAAGCTTGCGGATCCCAAAGAAACAGAATTTGCTATAAGTGCCTTGTTCACAAAGCATCCGGAGATGAAGG ACTGGCCCAAGGATCACAACTTCCAGTTCTTCAAATTAGACATCGAGAATATCTTTCTGATCGATTGGTTTGGCGGTCCAAAACCTCTCACAGTCGATCAGTACCTTCATCTCAAAAC GACAGAGAACGCCTTGATTCGAGGATTACTCGTGATCTAA